In Plasmodium gaboni strain SY75 chromosome 14, whole genome shotgun sequence, one genomic interval encodes:
- a CDS encoding hypothetical protein (conserved Plasmodium protein, unknown function), which translates to MNVEDITTEQLENATKTFVSIETAAQISRRHVRKKLEEIFNLKENDLYKRKKEINDIVNRVLTNLLEEENNKRNEELKIKKEQENNVNMNDHEDKSTAADDTNINKMIDQEENTKNKNVKKDNNSDDQTMCSQTDAVDKNSSKKRKSTGNDSVSVRKKQANIMTKDYFLKHAKSILCNTSENINLTLEPRIFSTGSCGWHMMDKIYLLVGDRNVLCQFCINCSVIGSKQWD; encoded by the exons atgaatGTTGAAGACATAACTACGGAACAGTTGGAAAATGCAACTAA AACATTTGTGTCCATTGAAACCGCTGCACAAATAAGTCGAAGACATGTTAGAAAAAAACTAGAagaaatttttaatttgaaagaaaatgatttatataaaagaaaaaaagaaattaatgACATTGTCAATAGAGTACTGACGAATCTTCTGGAAGAAGAAAACAACAAAAGAaatgaagaattaaaaataaaaaaagaacaagAAAATAATGTTAATATGAATGATCATGAGGATAAATCTACTGCAGCTGATGATactaatataaataaaatgattGACCAAGAG gaaaacacaaaaaataaaaatgttaaaaaagataataacAGCGATGATCAAACAATGTGTTCTCAAACAGATGCTGTTGATAAAAATTCTTcgaaaaaaagaaagagTACAGGAAATGATTCTGTCTCTGTTAGAAAAAAACAAG CTAATATAATGACAAAAGACTATTTTTTGAAACATGCGAAATCTATTTTATGTAATACGTCCGAAAATATAAACTTAACCCTAGAACCAAGAATTTTTAGTACTGGCAGTTGTGGATG GCATATGATGGATAAAATTTATCTTTTGGTTGGAGACCGTAACGTTCTTTGTCAATTTTGCATTAACTGCTCAG TTATTGGAAGCAAACAATGGgattga
- a CDS encoding DNA replication licensing factor MCM2, translating into MEDKKKLEEDLESNKYDIDEEDLLEDEGRLNEEERQAELEGESLFEEDEGFIFGADDEKKEMQKLRNLGLDNDDYDDDFIDDELDYEDNLKARRAAERHMQMQRKQEGKYEKNKFWKTLEDQLEGDDEEEDIFDKVAEKVAKRRENLHLTAEETDIPDLSNLESAKICLSVNPKDVVFDERYQQAADTCFRYFLHKFSLKDSMGLNIDESNTELHEEEHMNSSHQYYIDKIEKMILNDKHTLIVSAKHLIQFHCENLVQWIEFKPEQILEVLHECLMVEAYRISPKLYKGRICKVVLRDWPYSTQLRNLRCTELNTLIKVTGVCIKRGYVLPKLRVMYLKCNSCDTTLSEVPIYFADGKKPVLPRRCPHCQSATFSVDRIKTAYTDYQKITLQESPCSVPAGRAPRQREVVVTGDLVDKVKPGEEVEVLGIYKTKYDIGLNIKYGFPILQTEIEANNIERKEDIQLSELTEDDIKDILKLSKDPNIRERIITSIAPAIWGHKDIKTSIAYALFGGVQKGGDKSFSKNNETNNFGVQNRDILNNFKGGHTIRGDINVLLLGDPGLGKSQVLQYVHKTNLRTVYTTGKGASAVGLTAGVRKDHTTNEWTLEGGALVLADEGICIIDEFDKMTDKDRVSIHEAMEQQSISISKAGIVTTLRARCAVIAAANPIYGRYDPTLTFKENVDLSDPILSRFDLITVLRDIPNVDEDFYLAEYVVTNHQLSHPKLENTQNYQKRIENLKNVIVSSSAYEPIPQDLLQKYIIYARTNCKPSLSDVPYAEISAKLSNFYSRVRQKASASGGYPLTLRHIESIIRIAEANAKMRLSHQIYSKDVDYAIATLLESYVSCQRFAVAKQLSKEFARYRALFRGGYEVLRELLRRTVQQMIQRQNLKNASAKDFQNDSESGTESEAEILNPNNVFLPLHIFMKTAMQNKFSEYQVVNWMKSKVFNEHYAVIKRDGVEGIISKKFKV; encoded by the exons ATGGAg gataagaaaaaattagaaGAAGATTTAGAATCTAACAAGTATGATATTGATGAAGAAGATTTACTAGAAGATGAAGGAAGGttaaatgaagaagaaagaCAAGCCGAGCTAGAAGGGGAAAGTTTATTTGAAGAAGATGAAGGATTTATTTTTGGAGCtgatgatgaaaaaaaagaaatgcAAAAGTTACGAAATTTAGGTTTAGATAATGATgattatgatgatgattTTATTGATGATGAATTAGATTATGAAGATAATTTAAAAGCAAGAAGAGCAGCAGAGAGACATATGCAGATGCAAAGAAAACAAGAAggaaaatatgaaaaaaataaattttgGAAAACATTAGAAGATCAATTAGAAGGtgatgatgaagaagaagaCATATTTGATAAGGTTGCTGAAAAGGTAGCAAAAAGAAGAGAGAATTTACATTTAACAGCTGAAGAAACTGATATTCCAGATTTATCAAATTTAGAAAGTGCAAAAATTTGTTTATCTGTTAATCCTAAAGATGTAGTATTTGATGAAAGATATCAACAAGCTGCAGATACATGTTTTCGATATTTCTTACataaattttctttaaaagATTCTATGGGTTTAAATATTGATGAATCTAATACAGAATTACATGAAGAGGAGCATATGAATAGTTCCcatcaatattatattgataagatagaaaaaatgattttaaatgataaacACACCTTAATTGTATCAGCTAAACACTTGATTCAATTTCATTGTGAAAATTTAGTTCAATGGATTGAATTTAAACCTGAACAAATATTAGAAGTATTACATGAATGTTTAATGGTAGAAGCATATAGAATATCTCctaaattatataaaggAAGAATATGTAAAGTTGTGTTACGTGATTGGCCATATTCTACACAATTAAGAAATTTAAGATGTACAGAATTAAATACATTAATAAAAGTTACAGGAGTATGTATTAAAAGAGGATATGTGTTACCAAAATTAAGAGTAATGTATTTAAAATGTAATTCATGTGACACTACGTTATCAGAAGTACCTATATATTTTGCTGATGGAAAAAAACCGGTATTACCAAGAAGATGTCCTCATTGTCAATCAGCTACATTTTCTGTTGATAGGATAAAAACTGCTTATACCGattatcaaaaaattaCCTTACAAGAATCTCCATGTTCTGTACCAGCAGGAAGAGCACCACGACAAAGAGAAGTAGTAGTGACAGGAGATTTAGTGGATAAGGTGAAACCAGGTGAAGAAGTGGAAGTGTtaggtatatataaaacaaagTATGATATCGgtttaaatataaaatatggATTTCCCATATTACAAACAGAAATTGAAGCTAATAACATTGAAAGGAAAGAAGATATACAATTAAGCGAATTAACAGAAGATGATATAAAggatatattaaaattatcaaAAGATCCAAATATAAGAGAACGTATTATTACTTCTATTGCACCTGCAATATGGGGACATAAAGATATTAAGACATCTATTGCTTATGCTTTATTTGGTGGAGTACAAAAGGGTGGAGATAAGAgtttttcaaaaaataatgaaacTAATAATTTTGGTGTACAAAACAgagatatattaaataattttaaagGAGGTCATACTATAAGAGGAGATATTAATGTATTACTATTAGGAGATCCAGGTTTAGGAAAATCACAAGTTTTACAATATGTACATAAAACAAATTTAAGAACTGTATATACTACAGGTAAAGGAGCATCTGCTGTTGGTTTGACTGCTGGTGTTAGAAAAGATCATACAACTAACGAATGGACTTTAGAAGGAGGTGCTTTGGTTTTAGCTGATGAAGGTATTTGTATTATTGACGAATTTGATAAAATGACTGATAAGGATCGAGTTAGTATTCATGAAGCTATGGAACAACAATCGATTTCTATTTCAAAAGCTGGTATAGTTACAACATTGAGAGCAAGATGTGCAGTTATAGCAGCTGCTAATCCAATATATGGTCGTTATGATCCTACATTAActtttaaagaaaatgtCGATTTATCAGATCCAATTTTAAGTAGATTCGATTTAATTACCGTTTTGAGAGATATACCTAATGTAGATGAAGATTTTTATTTAGCTGAATATGTCGTAACAAATCATCAATTAAGTCATCCAAAATTAGAAAATACACaaaattatcaaaaaaGAATTGAAAATTTAAAGAACGTTATTGTTTCTTCATCAGCATATGAACCTATTCCTCAAGATTTGTTAcagaaatatattatttatgcTAGAACAAATTGTAAGCCAAGTTTATCAGATGTTCCATATGCTGAAATTAGTGCTAAATTATCTAATTTTTATAGTAGAGTAAGACAAAAAGCAAGTGCCTCAGGTGGATATCCATTAACACTAAGACATATTGAAAGTATTATCAGAATTGCAGAAGCAAATGCAAAAATGAGATTGTCTCATCAAATTTATTCAAAAGATGTTGATTATGCTATAGCTACATTATTAGAATCATATGTATCATGTCAAAGATTTGCAGTAGCTAAACAATTAAGTAAAGAATTCGCAAGATATAGAGCTTTATTTAGAGGAGGTTATGAAGTGTTACGTGAATTATTAAGAAGAACTGTACAACAAATGATACAAAGACAAAACTTAAAAAATGCCTCTGCAAAAGATTTCCAAAATGATTCAGAATCAGGAACTGAAAGTGAAGCAGAAATTTTAAATCCAAATAACGTGTTCTTGCcattacatatatttatgaaaaCAGCCATGCAAAATAAATTCTCAGAATATCAAGTAGTCAACTGGATGAAATCCAAAGTTTTCAATGAACACTACGCAGTAATAAAAAGAGATGGAGTCGAAGGAATAATAAGTAAAAAGTTTAAGGTGTAA